The following proteins are co-located in the Pomacea canaliculata isolate SZHN2017 linkage group LG10, ASM307304v1, whole genome shotgun sequence genome:
- the LOC112573276 gene encoding meiotic recombination protein SPO11-like isoform X2: MESFLGCYNEKNYADREETLKKVEMVCLEVVLSIARGEFPKLRFCNRASWDNVSFSENGAVNLPEVKKMVQIRLDSKRSIKTFAFMMKVLSIIYRLLQENKYCTKRDIYYQYPGLFGSQSVVDNLIDNIACMLEVPRWKLHVLATCKGLVAGNLQFYDEYGHHIDCNKTKMGVQIPAHEKDMLYMHSGARFVLIVEKDATFQKLLTDNLCENFFAKIIIITGKGFPDIGTRLLVHKLWETFHLPTFALMDADPHGIAIMLVYKYGSKAQAFENHHLAVPAIKWLGILPTDIPRYSFQVIVSGSLRPAGFSQISY, encoded by the exons ATGGAATCTTTTCTTGGATGTTATAACGAGAAAAACTATGCAGACAG GGaggaaacattgaaaaaagtGGAAATGGTCTGCCTAGAAGTTGTATTATCTATCGCCCGAGGAGAATTTCCTAAACTCAGATTTTGCAACAGAGCCAGCTGGGATAATGTTAG tTTCAGTGAAAATGGAGCAGTTAACCTACCAGAAGTCAAGAAAATGGTGCAAATACGGCTGGATAGTAAACgatcaataaaaacatttg CATTCATGATGAAAGTTTTGAGCATCATATACAGACTTCTTCAAGAAAACAAGTACTGCACAAAGAG GGACATATATTACCAGTATCCAGGTCTCTTTGGATCTCAGTCAGTGGTTGACAATCTGATTGACAATATTGCTTGTATGCTTGAGGTTCCAAGATGGAAACTGCATGTG CTGGCAACATGTAAAGGTCTTGTAGCAGGAAACCTTCAGTTTTATGATGAATATGGCCACCACATTGACTGTAACAAGACAAAAATG GGAGTTCAGATTCCAGCTCATGAGAAAGACATGCTAT ACATGCATTCAGGGGCTCGTTTTGTCTTGATTGTGGAAAAGGATGCCACTTTTCAGAAACTACTTACTGACAACCtatgtgaaaatttttttgccaagattatcatcatcact GGTAAGGGTTTTCCTGACATAGGTACCAGACTGTTGGTTCATAAACTGTGGGAAACATTCCACCTGCCCACCTTTGCTTTGATGGATGCAGACCCGCATG gtatTGCCATAATGCTGGTGTATAAGTATGGTTCAAAG GCACAGGCTTTTGAGAACCACCATCTTGCAGTTCCTGCTATCAAGTGGTTAGGCATTCTTCCCACTGATATACCAAGGTACAGTTTCCAGGTCATTGTTTCTGGTAGTTTGAGGCCTGCTGGTTTCAGTCAG ATTAGCTATTGA
- the LOC112573276 gene encoding meiotic recombination protein SPO11-like isoform X1: MESFLGCYNEKNYADREETLKKVEMVCLEVVLSIARGEFPKLRFCNRASWDNVSFSENGAVNLPEVKKMVQIRLDSKRSIKTFAFMMKVLSIIYRLLQENKYCTKRDIYYQYPGLFGSQSVVDNLIDNIACMLEVPRWKLHVLATCKGLVAGNLQFYDEYGHHIDCNKTKMGVQIPAHEKDMLYMHSGARFVLIVEKDATFQKLLTDNLCENFFAKIIIITGKGFPDIGTRLLVHKLWETFHLPTFALMDADPHGIAIMLVYKYGSKAQAFENHHLAVPAIKWLGILPTDIPRLAIEENTIIQQTEEDLQNLLGMLNRPYILINRKISEQIETMIQRGVKAELQCLDSIHPSYLTNIYLPGKIQSQDWI, encoded by the exons ATGGAATCTTTTCTTGGATGTTATAACGAGAAAAACTATGCAGACAG GGaggaaacattgaaaaaagtGGAAATGGTCTGCCTAGAAGTTGTATTATCTATCGCCCGAGGAGAATTTCCTAAACTCAGATTTTGCAACAGAGCCAGCTGGGATAATGTTAG tTTCAGTGAAAATGGAGCAGTTAACCTACCAGAAGTCAAGAAAATGGTGCAAATACGGCTGGATAGTAAACgatcaataaaaacatttg CATTCATGATGAAAGTTTTGAGCATCATATACAGACTTCTTCAAGAAAACAAGTACTGCACAAAGAG GGACATATATTACCAGTATCCAGGTCTCTTTGGATCTCAGTCAGTGGTTGACAATCTGATTGACAATATTGCTTGTATGCTTGAGGTTCCAAGATGGAAACTGCATGTG CTGGCAACATGTAAAGGTCTTGTAGCAGGAAACCTTCAGTTTTATGATGAATATGGCCACCACATTGACTGTAACAAGACAAAAATG GGAGTTCAGATTCCAGCTCATGAGAAAGACATGCTAT ACATGCATTCAGGGGCTCGTTTTGTCTTGATTGTGGAAAAGGATGCCACTTTTCAGAAACTACTTACTGACAACCtatgtgaaaatttttttgccaagattatcatcatcact GGTAAGGGTTTTCCTGACATAGGTACCAGACTGTTGGTTCATAAACTGTGGGAAACATTCCACCTGCCCACCTTTGCTTTGATGGATGCAGACCCGCATG gtatTGCCATAATGCTGGTGTATAAGTATGGTTCAAAG GCACAGGCTTTTGAGAACCACCATCTTGCAGTTCCTGCTATCAAGTGGTTAGGCATTCTTCCCACTGATATACCAAG ATTAGCTATTGAGGAGAATACCATCATACAACAAACAGAGGAGGACTTGCAAAATCTTTTGGGCATGCTGAATCGCCCCTACATTCTCATTAACCGAAAAATATCCGAGCAG ATTGAGACCATGATACAGCGTGGCGTGAAAGCAGAACTGCAATGCTTGGACTCTATCCATCCATCATACCTCACCAACATTTACCTCCCCGGCAAGATTCAGTCCCAAGACTGGATCTAG
- the LOC112573277 gene encoding KH domain-containing, RNA-binding, signal transduction-associated protein 1-like — translation MSQINGYKEELHEELQKTDPNSHASRLLAQEIERLEKGEDRKDRVVPMIDVHPQQPQPVALKVRIPVIEYPKFNFVGKLLGPKGNTLKRLQETTGTKMSILGKGSMRDKQKEEECRKEGGKYAHLNDELHVYIEVFAEIADAYTRLSHAVAELKKFLVPDSNDDIRQQQLQELMYINSGESPAGPPRGGGRGGFRGARGGPGGPPGPTGPVGRGVPPPASARGAPVRGAPGRGAAPPPPRGAPPRGGRGRGGGAPPPPQSGGYDEFSSRYDDGYENSSFTDQGYGQGDGQYYDYGNQGSGAYDDYSSYNDYGDSWGTSAAGGGGSGGPIKQPARGAKARTHPYSGRGGF, via the exons ATGTCGCAGATCAACGGATATAAGGAAGAACTCCATGAAGAATTGCAAAAAACAGATCCAAATTCACACGCCAGCCGACTGCTAGCACAAG AAATTGAACGCCTTGAGAAAGgggaagacagaaaagacagagtAGTTCCCATGATTGATGTTCATCCCCAGCAGCCACAACCAGTCGCTTTAAAAGTTAGAATTCCTGTCATTGAATATCCAAAG TTTAACTTTGTTGGAAAGTTGTTGGGACCAAAAGGAAACACACTTAAACGCTTGCAGGAAACAACTGGTACTAAAATGTCCATTTTGGGGAAGGGTTCTATGAGAGATAAACAAaag GAAGAGGAATGCAGAAAGGAAGGTGGAAAATATGCTCATCTCAATGATGAACTTCATGTTTATATTGAAGTATTTGCAGAGATCGCAGATGCGTACACACGACTATCTCATGCAGTTGCTGAATTGAAAAAATTTCTTGTTCCG GATAGCAATGATGATATTAGGCAACAACAGCTTCAAGAGCTTATGTATATCAACAGTGGAGAAAGCCCTGCTGGTCCACCTCGTGGTGGTGGACGAGGTGGTTTCCGAGGTGCTAGAGGGGGTCCAGGTGGTCCTCCAGGACCTACAGGTCCCGTTGGACG TGGTGTGCCTCCACCTGCTTCTGCTCGTGGCGCTCCAGTGCGAGGAGCTCCAGGTAGGGGTGCTGCTCCTCCTCCGCCCCGAGGGGCACCACCTCGtggaggacgaggacgaggtgGTGGAGCACCTCCTCCACCACAGTCAGGCGGATACGATGAATTTAGTTCC cgctATGATGATGGTTATGAAAACAGTTCTTTTACTGACCAGGGCTATGGACAGGG TGACGGACAATATTATGACTATGGTAACCAGGGATCAGGGGCATATGATGACTACAGCAGTTATAATGACTATG GTGATAGTTGGGGTACCAGTGCAGCTGGTGGAGGTGGTAGTGGAGGACCAATCAAACAGCCAGCTAGGGGCGCCAAAGCACGTACCCATCCATATTCTGGGCGTGGAGGATTCTGA